In Felis catus isolate Fca126 chromosome A2, F.catus_Fca126_mat1.0, whole genome shotgun sequence, the following proteins share a genomic window:
- the TCTA gene encoding T-cell leukemia translocation-altered gene protein isoform X1 has protein sequence MAEPWSGQSLQALPTTVLGALGTLGSEFLREWEAQDMRVTLFKLLLLWLVLSLLGIQLAWGFYGSTVTGLYHRPDPHPQPAAALDVFLPPGLGGQNGSTPDGSTHFTSWETTANEPLKTHRE, from the exons ATGGCGGAGCCTTGGTCTGGGCAGTCCTTGCAGGCTCTTCCGACCACGGTGTTGGGCGCGCTGGGCACCCTGGGCAGCGAGTTCCTGCGGGAGTGGGAGGCGCAGGACATGCGCGTGACCCTCTTCAAGCTGCTGCTACTCTGGTTGGTGTTAAGTCTCCTGGGCATCCAGCTGGCGTGGGGGTTCTACGGGAGCACGGTGACAGGGCTGTATCACCGCCCAG atccccacccccagcctgctgCAGCTCTGGATGTGTTCCTGCCCCCAGGTCTGGGCGGCCAGAACGGATCCACACCTGATGGCTCCACGCATTTCACTTCGTG GGAAACGACAGCAAATGAACCTCTCAAAACCCACAGAGAATAA
- the TCTA gene encoding T-cell leukemia translocation-altered gene protein isoform X2 yields the protein MAEPWSGQSLQALPTTVLGALGTLGSEFLREWEAQDMRVTLFKLLLLWLVLSLLGIQLAWGFYGSTVTGLYHRPGLGGQNGSTPDGSTHFTSWETTANEPLKTHRE from the exons ATGGCGGAGCCTTGGTCTGGGCAGTCCTTGCAGGCTCTTCCGACCACGGTGTTGGGCGCGCTGGGCACCCTGGGCAGCGAGTTCCTGCGGGAGTGGGAGGCGCAGGACATGCGCGTGACCCTCTTCAAGCTGCTGCTACTCTGGTTGGTGTTAAGTCTCCTGGGCATCCAGCTGGCGTGGGGGTTCTACGGGAGCACGGTGACAGGGCTGTATCACCGCCCAG GTCTGGGCGGCCAGAACGGATCCACACCTGATGGCTCCACGCATTTCACTTCGTG GGAAACGACAGCAAATGAACCTCTCAAAACCCACAGAGAATAA